The Periplaneta americana isolate PAMFEO1 chromosome 16, P.americana_PAMFEO1_priV1, whole genome shotgun sequence genome segment atgagggaaacgtcacggaggctggaaatccaatattgtcgcagaaggttatgtgctgttactataataattagcgttaattgtaaataatattcaaataaattcaatttgtcatctcgtttttcaatgtctaatttaatttcaaggttatgtaaaggttaatatttagtttagtctgtaggttataggctatcaaggtcaatgtggagatctgttcctcggaaaaaatcaatactttcgcgtctgcgcacatctcacaatttacaaggtattgcacaaggtcagttacactcttcagttagatacaaataaaattaataattctgaataatttcaagttagacatatggtcgagcataaaaagtcctatgaaactcgcctataatggtaattaagacagtcgtatgaaaattatgaaactcgcttgcgctcgtttcataaacaaacatacttgcgtcttaatgactatcattataggctcgttgcataatgtactattaatgacaGTAATACCCTTGCAGTGTTCGAGGTTATACAGTTCGTGTAAGTTATCGTTCCTGTtcttaaaacaggaaaatacattccagGTGAATCGAATACACATATCATGTTGTTTACAAAGTCATTTTCAATGTGTTCCTATacttttaatcattattaaagactAACATCATCACAGTCCATAGAGTTTAGCTTACAAGGTAATGTATCATACATGACTACGCATCTGAAACTCTTTATCCCTAGTTATGTTATTTGCTTTCAATTTTCAGCCAGAGTTTTGTGAGTTGAACACTAGAAAGGAAGAGCTGGAACCGGAAGTAACGCCAGAAGAGAATGAGGTTTCGACTGAGAGGTGAGTGTGGTGAGCTATTCTTCTGTTCGTAATTTCTGTAACAGCCTTCCagcgagttagatactatagagaggccaaagacctcagaaagttgacaattgaacattggtccgccatgtttcggttagtcaaaaaaaaaaaaaaggcgtggctcggatgttgtaggaaatgactgtgatgaagttagtattattgtgaattgagttacattttaagactatgttaataagtaaaaagtaaaatacacacaaaactttacattttataactgctgtaggcctatgttttattagtttcactaaatatagcccagatattaaatgacaacctatactcaatgcaaccaaagcaaagcacctaaagaccgATGAATTTAATTggctgaagaaaaataattttttgacttcgtcacaaatttaattaccctacagctaatctaacctaatatgaaattatgtaattcagtgctcaccaagTGATATCAAGAGaaacgacgtatgtaactaataggagtaaaatataggaaaggtagtggctaaaatttaaaaaaatatccagtaattaagttattgagaaaaattcatttgaaattggaattaacacagagaacttttgaaaactgcaattattaaaactacaaataacctcttagcatgcaacataataattaaagaatgacactaatagaaagttactcgtgatcataactcaccacatttattgaaacgataagatacttacgattaacattgttatcagaaacaacaggagccacagctagctacacttcttttcgcgtgatggagacatcgtgtagtctaatataatttgaaacaaatattgtcgcgtgatggagacatcgtgtagtctaatataatttgaaataaatattgtcgcgtgatggagacatcgtgtagtctaatataatttgaaacaaacattgatctcacacgtgtctcgcaactatgCAGAGgcctttgcagaataaaactgttcttacattattttgaacaataatgacaaattgtgtgtgatgcaagtgctaactttcctctttgttaacaaaaagagccctacgcattaataaaaagaaaattggagtaggccctataaacacaataaatactaaactcttgatggtacaaagttattaatacagatatttcgcttatgctcaatccgtcttatcttataattctctgcggcaatggtacctgtattgagagggattaattatccagcaacgaatattatgatttacggtacatttcatttaaatccgagggaatgagacattttcggaaattttaaagtcttaattattactttttcatttataaatcagcttttacaaaacctatagcgaaatgtttaaattaaatattgatgtatttgaaaaatataataatttattttattttacctggcagagttaaggtctgctcttccactgacccaaatctacaattaatacaaatacataataataataataataataataataataataataataataataatattagatatgttgtgaaatattattattgaaactgtatcatacaagaatgtgaaataaagtattcattggAAACTACGGGACACCTTATTATTCAAAGTCTCCCGttgtactatagaccgccatgttttttagggaacgatccataatactgttggcctccgcagggtgcgcttatcagaggtcttcagcctctctatagtatctaactcgttgcagCCTTCTTAAAGTTATTACTAGTGACGTGAATTTGTAATGAGTTACCACAATTTCTGTTACTaccactgctattactattatttcgaCTGGAACTCCTTCTAGTACtaccatatacagtcacgaagcttgagttgtgagggtgccagGTATAATAGTCTGtgcctgtactatttcgcattatctgtaatgaggcgatattagcgatcctagtagttagcagttGCTATAACTATAGTTATAGTcgggatcagcttacttaataccttaagggtgaaacctcaccatttttcccctattactacataatatgctagtgaattatagtgaGTTTCTAGCTctcaaattgaattttcttttaccaacttcgtttcgaatttctggtactgacaaatattacaactgtagttattttctaactgttatgttggcaccaATAGTTTCGATTTTCAGTttaggaaactgatgaaaatgcaaataacgaaatacgtttttaggttaggtctcatgaatcgtaaagaTGTGGTAAATATAAggaagacattgttattgttaatgatatattattattattattattatttttattattattattattattattattattattattattattatttcagtacgtagcattgtgatgtTACCCTCTTTGATGATATctgatattagttggcaacactgaacagacGGCcgaattagacttttaggaactacacttatgtCGTCCTCACTATATctctggatgcatatttactacgtattgagcttcgtgactgtatatactagactgtggtactactactacaactgctgctactactgctaactAATACTTAGGGTTGTCAACCGTCCGGATTTCTTCCAGATTTTCAGGAAATCAGTCGTCTATGCAGGAAAAAGTTTAATTCTTTTCAGGATGCTTAATATCCGGAATTTTGctcattgcaatattatattgtgacatttaatattgatatttcattattagagGTCAGACGTAGTTTTTCAAGGCTTGGTAGTAAATCAGTATTTGAATAACTGGAGTGATTCTGATGTGCATCTCTTTAAGAAGGAAGCACTGAATGTGTATCAGAGGGCCATTGACTATTTGCAAAAACGGTTTGATTACGATTCTTCAGTTCTTAAGAAAATCAGTTTTCTAACCCTTAATGATACTTTCACATTCAGTGTCCTTACTGAAATTCTGAATATATTGCATGTTAATACAGAACTGGACTTCGAaaatggagtccacacctgtggagtaacggtcagcgcgtctggccgcgaaaccaggtggcccgggttcgaatcccgatcgcggcaagttacctggttgaggttttttccggggttttccctcaacccaatacgaacaaatgctgggtaactttcggtgctggacctcggattcatttcaccggcattatcaccttcatttcattcagatgctaaataacctagatgttgatacagcgtcgtaaaataacccaataaaatcaaataaataatcgAAAATGGTGATGCATTGTACTAAGAGAATTGCCTATTAGAAGAGGAGATGCCGATACTGAAAGATCTATCAACTCAAGAACACAGAGACATTTTTTGAAGACACGTAGTTTGccaaacttaaagaaaattgctGAACACATACATCCTTCCCAATTAGCATGTTTATGTGAAGCGAGTTTTGGAAAAAATTAATCTCTGGACTGACAAGAGGAACTGGATGAGGCCAGAACTTGTAAAATCAGAACTCTTAATAAAGAGGAACTTTAATATATCATGTAAAGAATGTCTTTTGATTATGGTCCAAGAAACAAAGAACAATTAAACAAAAGCAAAGGAAGCAACAAGTATTCTTTTAAACAATGTTAATGACGTGAGTTTAGGGACATGTATATCAACACCTGTGCTTTTCAATGTGTACAGACTTATGGCATGTTCTTTAATATAGGTCTACACCgctacaaccaaataataacacgaagataattctaattgtgtaattcagcgtcaaaatacaagtgtatttacattgaaattcattataggtttgtgttttttttattttttaacgtgtcctgaatttccgtcctctaaagttggcaaccctactaatactactattaacaCATTTACaatattgctactactaccaggactactactgccattactattattaccactactaccattaattctattactgctactactacagagAGATCAGATAAGGTGTGAACGGAAACGACTGGGTTTCCAATGTATGCTGGTGACGCACTCATGGCAGGGAACGAACATTGTGGAATCGCGGTGATGCAACCATAGAATTTTCCCGAGGCTATGACGCAAGCATGCACGTTTCGTCCTGGTGTATTATATGGTGTTTTCTTGTGCTTTAAAAtgaaagtgtatgtatgtatttattcacacttcaaatgtgtatatacccagtggcagtggtaaacaattacactcaatattgacaataataataaacacaactaataacaacatcgcatacacaacaaataacactctacaaaaacatctaaacacaaacacaaacaaagaaatacaaccacacaggcgtatacaaactcaaatgtaacacctgcaacaacttctacataggacagacaggcagatcatttcaaatacgttacaaagaacacatcacagccataacaaaattacaaaacacctccacatatgcagaacacatcacaaatgccaaccacacccacagagacatcaacacagacatggaaatactgcacatccaatcaaaaagccagaaactcaacacactagaacaatatgaaatatacagacacacgaaaatacaccctaacgatattctcaacacacaactcaatttcaaaactaaTACAcgctttgactctacactatgaacgcacccacacaggaaacaagaggcgccaagaccaacaaggaccacttctgaagatgacccaaacaTGTTAACACGGtaagttaatatttaacacaagaaagttcttatcatacatattccgtaataaaaaacattaataatgataaataataatattaataataataacaaggagcatcttaaattaaatgaagcacgatcacttaaaataacatttaaagtaaatctaatttgtatcttaaccctaagttcgaactaaaacccacgagtatgataggttcatacctgtacaagtatctttcagcatcgcacttatttcgctgtcaactcactcactgcactgattctatcatgatttcactaacacttctaaccatttcaccgttcaaatactttgcacagccactatgaactatagaacttcactgacacaacacacttcactgacactacacacttcactgacacaacacacttcctcactgataaacacttcaaatatcaaaatatcaattacaccctttaaatatttctacaaaatttatatacacatttaatattgtaaaattcatgtaggagagtatattGAGTCCTTCTgtgctacctccaatgggaggcagttattatcttatcttaatatactaccatctaatagtaaagtccttaagcctatgtGAATGAGTTTAAACTGTATAATGATATGTTTGCTGCTGAacaatatgtgtatatatatatgttaaccCAGTCTGCCATCCGAGTTTGAAGGTGGTTTGAAACACGATTTCTGGGTGTAGAAATTCCATCACATATAACAATCCataatctttgtaataaatttCAGGCAACAGGATATGTTCAGCCTAAGAAACAAAACAGACTGCGTAGGGTTCTGCAAGAAAAAACATTAGATGCCATTCTTCATCGATTGGAAGTTTTAAACGATATGTTCAATATTGTTTAAAACAATATCCATTGTTTAAAACGTGTTCTAGACACATTGTTTAAAAGTATGTGTTGATGTTAGATCTCTCTGTTaagtttattatttcattcattcatttagtgttatgcccgagggcaggtctttcacagcaaacccagctttctgcaatctttcctattttttgccttcctttttgtttccccatatgatccatatatcttaatgtcgtctatgatctaaTGTCTTATTCtcctccgaactcttctctcgttcactattccttccagtgcatccttcagtaggcagtttcttctcagctagtgatccaaccaatttattttcctcttcttgatcaatttcagtatcattctttcttcacccactctttccaacatagcttcattgcATACCCTCTCTgtcacacgttctattcttctccatatccacatttcaactgCTCCTAtccgcttcttttcacttcgtcgtaatgtccatgtttctgccccttgcaatgccacacttcatacaaagcacttcgctactctctttcttcgttctttcttcagaggtccgcagaaaatgtccttttttctattaaaagcttccttagccattgctatgctccttttgacttcctggcagcagctcgtgttactgcttatagtgcagcccaagtatttgaagctgtccacgtaCACTACTGcctgttttttctttatttctccattaataataaaataattttcatcaaAACTTGCTTTTGCTTTTTTTAGGATATGGCATATAAGTTATTTCTCTCTATTTCTGTTGTTTTCTAAGCGAAGTTCTGGTATTACGATGTTTCAAATCGATAGCAACTTCGACTCGACATTTCTTTCGAAGCTCTGTGAACCAAGGAATCTTTCTTCCTTAGAGCCCTGGTCTTATTATCTGAGAAATTGTGTAGTTCGATTTGTATTcctgtaagtttttttttaactatttccaGATCACCTCTTATATATGGGAAGAAATTGCTAACCAACTGAATTTTCTCAATCTTCATTCTTTTTATTATTCACTttccattacattacattagATTCATTTGTTTGCTATGCAGATGTcttcagaacactgcactctctggctagcatctcttacctaCAGACAAGATATTGCCCTAGCGTGCATTCATGGCTCCTGGCAGGTATGCTGTTTCTCTgccccttgtgcacgacggagcttatttccttaccctccgtgcactctacccatttcagcgaatactGACGACCACCGCTCTAAAGTTTTCTTCTTCcttacaatttttcatatcaGTAACTTCCTTGTAATCATTTGTCTACTTTCTTTTCATACTATCGTAATCACTTGTCTACTTTCTTTTCATACTATCGTTATTCTGTCTTTAAAATACCTACTAGACGATTTGGTTTTATCTTTCTACATATTTAGACATAATACTTATTTAGTTAATATTCCTTCTTccgatatatttattaataattcaccgaagatttatattattaattcctGAGAAGAGATTTAACATTTCTCGTGTGGCAGAACTCCATGTCTGCCAAATAATCATTATCTGACATTTTAATATTGACCATAACAATCTTTTATTACTGATTGCGTTTATTGTATGATTTTTTACAAGtagattaatttttgtgaaagtgttaaaaagatttttaaacaaaaatgccAAACCTGTATTTAGTGTCAACCCACATTTGTTGTAAACATCATTCTTTTttctcataaaaaataataaatagtgtTCCTAatgttttgcattttaatatgtcCATAATACCTATATCGATTTAACATTCaattggccagtttgtccaagtaatgtttaattttgcttaacgaatgttgaATTaacagtgtgtttatttttaacgctttgttaatgtattttccatttgttcaacataattttgtttaagataaccaaaacttaactataacgtctgttagcactattttaactactcaacagcagttggtaatgattctacacatgtaagacaatttttgattggctaaaattaatctttaaattctatattatagagtgagtcatgaaacttgcatcaaatgacaacctgttacagtaggccacgctccataaacaaacagttgacaaatgaaagttgtatgtgacgtgctgaataataattacaaagtaaggttatatttcctcattgctgttatgtatacgaaatacgaaagaaataacatAACACTTacgtatttaaacagtccaaagtattttttaaatgttatattactagtcctatgctaaacattccctacatagagacacagaatattaatttctcaACTTCtattcgaacagctgtggagacatcggccatatttaactaactgttaaacgagttaactgcccgaaatcctacatttaaaattaacacactgttaacaatctgttaaaacaAACTGGTGttaaaaacatacaattttattaattatcaaactgtttagagtttaacagtcgataaattttctaacaatacttggaaaaagttTCCTGCGGCATAAATATTATTCCTTTCTCATTTTGCGAATTTTTCAGCTTACTTATTCTATTGTATAGACTGATAATATTGATTCCTAATAGTTTTGCAGATATCCATGACAGCCCTGTCTCCTCAAAGTCCGACAGTATTGCAAATGAAGACCACGTCACTTTACGTCAGAGTCCAAAGAATTGTATTAACTTGGAAAAACTTGTTCCGGTTGATGGAGATGGGAAGAAATTCAAATGCACAGTTTGTGGGAAGTTTTTCTCGCGGTTAGCCCACCTGCAGGGCCATTATCGAGTGCACACTGGCGAAAAACCATTCCAATGCTCTGTGTGTGGGAAGTGTTTTTCACAATCTGCTCACCTGCAGGTCCATATACGCATCCATACCGGTCACAAAccttttaaatgcaatttttgtGGAAAGTATTTTTCCGAGTTAAAACTCTTAAAGCAACATGAACGGCggcacactggcgagaaaccatACAAATGCGAAATCTGTGGAGAGCGTTTCTCACAAGTGGGTAACAAAAATAGACATAAACGACTACATACTAGCGGCAAACCATTCAAGTGTAATTTCTGTGACAAGTGTTTTTCCAGCAACATTTACCTGAAACGACACGAACGTCTCCATTCTGGTGTCAAACCGTTCCAATGCGATTTTTGTGGAGAGTGTTTTGCTTATTCATCATACTTAAGAAAACACCAACGTCGGCATTCTGGCGACGAAACATTACAGTCCAACGTTTCTTCGTAAGGAATTATCCCTGATTTGTCATCAGCAACTAGAGATCATATACAattgacactgagcgaattttgccGTTCTGTTTTTCTGTGTTAATGCACTCCTCGATGTTTAGTTCCACTTCCAAGTGGTAGAGGCAAaagctagaggttagtgtaatcgagcacacgctgaAGTTCCTTGATATTGAATATAGGAGTCGGGAGACagaatccaaacatcgcctacattgaatcatttcgagggaaaaattgttctgaggccgggtatcgaacccaggacctttggttaaacgtactaacgctctaccaactgagctacctgggaactctaccagacaccgattcaatttttccctccatattCACAGACATCAAAGTGGCCTGGCAGTCGTCAagcaactatagtcccgtcgctctaatttccggcagccaatcacgttgcaggtcggctacatttaaacgtgtgcgcctTGCGATTCGctaatgaagatgtaaagcatttcctgttggataaatacttaatatataatcgcccgccattttggctctttcgttgacgttcgcagaaagcacacgaggacgttatttgccgctcaattattttctgaattcagtgcatttgatttattatcataggggctacgacatgataatgtttaacggtgcagcaaatagatcccttgtctggtagctcggcaacgtaagaacaaaagtggcgaacgatactacctacctagactttgtagagccttgacttcctaagacgtaagcaaagacgaggagtcacgccgggaataacagcgtcgcgactataacattgagtgcacactaattctgtgtgacttaaattgtggtttcccgTTTCTGTTCTCTATTCcggcccctgaacaatttttccctcgaaattattcaaataaactttacagggatttatacctcACAGCTAGATTTGCagaatacatgtcactgttcgttatcagaaaaccacaatttaagtcgcacagaggtagtgtgcactcaatgtttgttgcttgacggttgtcagtccactttgtggtctgtggatatagaggggaaaaattggatcggtgtctggtagttcccgggtagatcagttggtagagcgttggtacgtttaagcaAAGgtcaaggtcccgggttcgatacccggccccggaacaattttccctcgaaattattcaaatctactttacagggagttatacctgaaagcttgttTTGCATTGCCCACATTGTTGCATAATCCAATAACAGTTTTACTACCAATGAATTAAATTTAACAGTTTTTCCTTaattctcagtgataaactagctttaataataatttctatgttttatatatattaaattatatcataaagtaatgtaatacattaaaaaatgttatgtgaatttcgtttaatatctgtatacaatatataggcatatggttttacttctcatgggaatttttttctccatttccaATGCTATCAaaccattacatattttaattattgatagGGTCAACGTCACAACTCTTATTTTAAAAGAACTTTAGAGTCtaaacattacagataatgacgtatttattatttcatgggtccaatttattttgagtacataatgtacctagatgtattaattattcaagctggtttgaaggtcattgaaatcagtcatgCTACATCAAAGGTGCTGCCGGGAAGTGTCGA includes the following:
- the LOC138692080 gene encoding oocyte zinc finger protein XlCOF20-like isoform X3; amino-acid sequence: MDVIKTEHEFDPLAIETSDNTDMEEKKPESEELNLLNLSTTATKTECNDNSSAVSSEIKFEEILVPNNFPVVKCEDQPEFCELNTRKEELEPEVTPEENEVSTESFADIHDSPVSSKSDSIANEDHVTLRQSPKNCINLEKLVPVDGDGKKFKCTVCGKFFSRLAHLQGHYRVHTGEKPFQCSVCGKCFSQSAHLQVHIRIHTGHKPFKCNFCGKYFSELKLLKQHERRHTGEKPYKCEICGERFSQVGNKNRHKRLHTSGKPFKCNFCDKCFSSNIYLKRHERLHSGVKPFQCDFCGECFAYSSYLRKHQRRHSGDETLQSNVSS